The following DNA comes from Kitasatospora sp. NBC_01287.
TCTTCACCTTCCCCGCCTGCGGGACGAGGATCAGCGAGATGACCACGGCGGCCAGGGTGAACCGCAGCGCCGCGCTGGCCGGTGCCGAGAGGTAGCGCACCGAGTACTTGGCGAGGTTGAACGTCGCGCCCCAGAAGAACGCGGACAGGGTCAGCAGCGGGTAGATGCTGCGAGTTTTCTTCATGCCGATCTCCGGTGAGAAGGAGCGAGCTTGGGATGCGGGAGCCGGCGGGGCGTCAGGCCCAGAGCCACGCGTCGAGCTCGATCGTGGAGGGGTGTGCGCGGCCCGAGCTGTTCAGGATCGCCATCGTGGCGTCAACGACGTCATCGGCGCTGAGCATCCTGGCGCGCTGCTCGGGGGTGTAGTCGATGTGGGGCAGCATGTTGTCCCGGAAGCCGGTGTCGACCTTGTCCAGCACGATGCTGGAGACCTTGACGCCCCACGGGCGGGCCTCCTCGATCAGGCACTTGGTCAGGCCCTCGATGCCGAACTTCGACACCGCGTAGGCGAACATCGCGCCGGCCGGGGCGCCGCGCTTGCCCCAGATCGAGGACATGTTGACGATGGTTCCGGTGCCGGCGTCCTTCATGTGCGGCAGCACGGCGCGGGACATCAGGAAGTAGCCGGTGAGGTTGGTGCGCAGGGTGCGCTCCCAGATCTCCAGGTCGGTGGTGAGGACACCGCCGAAGTAGGCGACGCCGGCCACGTTCAGCAGGTCGTCGATCTTGCCGAAGCGGGCGACGGCGGCGGCCACCGCCGCGTCCACGGCCTCGACGTCGGCGACGTCGTGGCTCGCGGTGATCACCTGGTCCTCGGTCCAGCCCGCCTCGGCCACGGCCTTGGCCAGACCCTCGCCCTCGTTGGAGTGGAGGATCAGCGCGTGGCCGGCGTCGGCCAGCCGGTGGGCCAGTGCCAGGCCGATGCCGCGGTCGGCGCCGGTGATCAGCGAGACCCGGCGGTTCTCTGCACTCATGGTGTCTCCTTGGTGTGGGTGCTGCTCTCTCGGTGTGGGTGGTGCTGTGGTGGTGCTGTGGTGGTGCGTCAAGTGGCTCTGTGGTGGCGCGCCGCACAACGCTGTGACGGCTCGTCAGGTGGCTCTGCGGTGGTGGCCTGCGGTAGCGGCCTGCGGTACTGCTCCGCTGCGGTGCTCCGCGGCGGTGCCGCCTCAGGCGGCACTCTCAGCCGCGGCCGGCCAGCTCGGGCAGCGGGCCCGGCTCGGCGGAGAGCAGCGGCCAGCCGTGCTCGGCGGCCTGGGCCAGCAGCACCGGGTCCTGGCCGACCACGTGCGGGCGGCCGACCTGCTGGAGCATGTCGAGGTCGCTGGCGTGGTCGCCGTAGCAGTAGCAGTGAGCGGCGGTCAGACCCAGCCGGGCCACCGTCTCCTGCACCGCCAGCGCCTTGTTGGAGCCGATCATCGGACGGACCACCTCGCCGGTGAGCCGGCCGTCCGAGCCGACCAGCGGCTCGCTGCCGAGCACCAGGTCCGCGCCCAACTCCCCCGCCAGCGGCTCCAGGCAGGCCCGGAACGAACCGGAGACGAAGACCACCGGGTCCCCGGTCAGCCGGTGCGCGGCGATCGCGTCGAGCGTCGCGCCGACGAAGGCGTCGGGGCGCCGCCGGTAGACGGCGTACCACTGGCGGCCCTGCTCCAGCAGCTCCTCGTACGGCACTCCGGCGAAGCCGCGGTAGTAGGCCCGGTTGACCTCGGAGCGGTGTCGCCCGGCCGCCGCGATCGCGTGCAGCCGCCCGGCCGCCTCCTGGTAGGCCTGCGGGCCGCCGCCGGTGTACTCGGTCCAGTGCCGCAGGAAGTCGAACATGCTCTTGACCGTGATGACGGTCTCGTCGACGTCGAAGAACGCCGCCCGTCGGGACCCGCCTGCCATGGCTCACTCACTCCTTCTCGTGAAGCTTCCTCGCGGCCCGCTGAACTGACACTGCGTCAGCTCGCCGCTTCCAGGCACTGCTCGTAAAGGCCCTCGCGCAGCGCCCGGGTGACCGCGCAGGTCCGGTTGGGGGAGTCGAGCTTGGCCAGGATGTTGGCCACCAGCCGCTTGGCGCCGTGCTCGGAGATCCCCAGCCGCCGGGCGATCTGCTTGTTGCTCAGCCCGTCCACCAGCAGCGGGAGCACCTCCTGCTCACGCGGCGTCAGGCGGGGCAGGGTCCGCTCCTGGACCGGCGCCCAGCCCGGCGTCAGCAGTCGCTGGGCCAGCGCGGACGGGATCGGCACCTCGCCGGCGGCGATCCGCTCCAGGCACTCGCGCACCGCGCGCGGCGTCAACTCCGCGGCGTCCAGCACCCCGGCGCTGCGCACGCTGGTGACCTTGGCCAGGTCGGCCTGGGCCACGTCCTCGACCAGCAGCAGCACCCGCGGCCCGGCGGCACCCGCCGCGGCGAGCGCGGCCACCACCGCGCGGTCGAGCTCGGCGAGCGCCACCACCACCAGGTCCGCAGCCAGTCGCCCGGCCGCCGCGATCGCCCCCGCGGCGTTCGCGGTAGTGGTCAACTCTCCAACGAAACCTGATGAGTTGAGCACGCGCTCGAACTCGAACCGACGCAGCTCACTGCCCAGGCCGAGCACCAGGCGGACGGGCGCGGTGGCCCCCTTCGGATTTTCCTCACTGTTCAGCACGACGACCATCCCCTCGATCACGCCGCCCGACCGGGCGCGTGCGGCCCTCGGTCCGAGGACATGCCCATGATGGCACAAGTAGAATACCTTCAGGGAGGTTTTTTCTCTGAGAACTCCGCCGCGGAGCGTGATCACGGCCGCCAACTGGGTCGATGCATCGTCAACTACCAGGAAACTCGCAGCAGTTCGACGGATCGCGGAACCTACCTTCTGTCAGGTATGTTCTCTACCCTGGAGGGAGGAGGCACGAGACGATGAAGCAGCAGCGCGCTTTGCGCACCTACCAGCAGACCCTGGACGCGGCGTCGCAGGAGTTCATCCAGCAGGGCTACGCCCGCGCCACCATGGCCGGCGTGATGGCCCGCACCGAGCTCACCAAGGGCGCGCTGTACGGGCACTTCCGCTCCAAGGAGGCCGTGGCCGCCGCCCTGGTGGCACACGGCGCCGAGGCCTGCGCCCAGGTGCTCGCGGAGGCCGCCGCGGGCGCCGACGACGCGGTGGCCGCCCTGCTGACGGCCGCCCTGACCCTCAGCAGGCGCCTGCGGAGCGACCCGAGAGTGCGTGCCGCGCTCCGGCTGGCCACTGAGCCGGCCGCCGAAGTACCGGGCGGCGCAGCCCTGCTGGCGAGCATCCACGGCTTCCTGCTGGAGCACGCCGGGCACGCCAGGCGGGCCGGCCGGCTGCCGGCCGAGCACACCCCGGCAACCGTCGCCGACCTGCTGCTGGCGGTGCTGCTGGGCTACGAGCAGCTGCCGGGGAGCACCAAGCCCGCCGAGTCGGACGCCGACCTGGACGAGGCCTGGCGCCTGCTGGCCCGCGCCCTGCTGCTCACCGGGCCCGACTGACGCGGCGGCCGCCGACCAAGCCCAGGACCCGCTGGACGCAGAGCAATTGACGTTTCATCAGCCACCTGCTCCCGGACGCCTCGGGCGCGCACACGCACGCACGGCGGTGGAGCCCGGTCGCACACCGGGCTCCACCGCCGCTCCCCCTCATCCCCCTCCGTGCTCCCTCTCGGTCCCTCACCCCTCGGCCCCTGCCCCGGCCCCCGCGAGCTCCTCAGTGCGCCAGCGCGGCCGGCTTGCCCCGCTGCGCGCCCCCGTGCCACGAGGGCGCACTGCCGCGCAGCCCCACCCGCCGATCCCAACCGGCCCGCCGCCTCGCGGGCGTGTGCGCCCGGGCCGCCGCCGCGAGCGCCGTCCGCTCGGCCACGGCCGCGAGCAGTACCGCTGTGACAATGGCGAGTTCGATCTCGTCCGGGCACCCGTGCAGCACCCGCAGGAGCGGCTGCGCCCCCTCGCCGCCGCTCACAGCGGCGGGTTCCCGTGCTTGCGGGAGGGCTGGTCCGCGTGCTTGCCGCGGAGCATCTCCAGCGAGCGGATCAGCACGGTGCGGGTCTCGGCGGGGTCGATGACGTCGTCCACCAGGCCGCGCTCGGCCGCGTAGTACGGGTGCATCAGCTCGCCACGGTACTGCTCGATCAGCTGCCGGCGAGCCGTGTCCTGGTCCTCGGCGGCCGCGATCTCGCGGCGGAAGACCACGTTCGCCGCGCCCTCCGCGCCCATCACGGCGATCTCGTTGGTCGGCCAGGCGAAGGAGAGGTCGGCGCCGATCGAGCGGGAGTCCATCACGATGTAGGCGCCGCCGTAGGCCTTGCGCAGGATCAGCTGGATCCGCGGCACGGTGGCCGTGCAGTACGCGTAGAGCAGCTTCGCGCCGTGCCGGATGATCCCGTTGTGCTCCTGGTCGACACCGGGCAGGAAGCCGGGCACGTCCAGCAGGGTGACCAGCGGGATGTTGAAGGAGTCGCACATCTGCACGAATCGGGCCGCCTTCTCCGAGGCGGCGATGTCCAGCACCCCGGCGGTGACGCCCGGCTGGTTGGCGATCAGGCCCACCACGTGCCCGTCCAGCCGGGCCAGCGCGCAGAGCACGTTGGTCGCCCACTGCTCGTGCACCTCGAAGAAGTCGCCGTCGTCGACGAGTTCCTCGATCACCCGCCGCATGTCGTAGGACTGGGCCGGGTTGGCGGGTACCAGGTCGACCAACCGCTCGCACCGGCGGTCGGCCGGGTCGGTGGCGGTCACCGAGGGCGGCAGCTCGCGGTTGTTGGCGGGCAGCAGCGAGAGCAGGTGCCGCACATCGGCCAGGCAGCCGCGCTCGTCGTCGTAGGCGAAGTGCGAGACCCCCGAGGTGCCGGCGTGCACGTCCGCGCCGCCGAGCTCGTCGAGGGTCACCTTGGCGCCGGTGACCGCCTCCACCACATCGGGACCGGTGATGAACATCTGCGAGATGCCGCGGACCATGAAGACGAAGTCGGTCAGCGCGGGCGAGTAGGCCGCGCCGCCCGCGCACGGGCCGAGCATCACCGAGATCTGCGGAATCACCCCCGAGGAACGGGCGTTGCGCTGGAAGATGCCGCCGTAGCCGGCCAGCGCGGTGACGCCCTCCTGGATCCGGGCGCCGGCACCGTCACTGAGGCTGACCAGGGGGGCGCCGGCCTGCTCGGCCAGGTCCATGATCTTGTGGATCTTCGCCGCGTGCGCCTCGCCCAGCGAACCCCCGAAGATCCGGAAGTCGTGCGCGTAGACGAAGACGGTCCGGCCCTCGACGGTCCCCCAGCCGGTGACCACCCCGTCCGAGTACGGTCTGCGGCGTTCCAGTCCGAAGCCCTGCGCCCGGTGCCGGCGCAGCGGCTCCACCTCGCAGAACGAGCCCTCGTCCAGCAGGAGGTCGATCCGCTCCCGGGCGGTGAGTTTTCCTCTGGCGTGCTGCAGCTCGGTCGCGTTCGCGGCCGGTCCCTGGACCACCTCGTCCCGGATCCAGGCCAGTTCGGCCAGCCGCTCGTGTGCGCTGGGGACCCCGGCGGGCACCGTGGCGGGTCGGCTCTCCTCGATGATGCTCATGCTGGTTCCTTCCTGACTCGCGGAGCCGGTCAACTGATCTCTGCGCCGAGGGCGTCCGCCCGGCGCTGGGAGGCCCTGGCCCCCTCGGCGGCCAGTCGCAGGGCCGCCAGCTCGTCAGGGGCGAGCCGGGTCTCCACCACCTTGTTCACGCCCCGGGCACCCAGCTCCGCCTCCACCCCGAGCCAGACCCCCTCAAGTCCGAACTCGCCGTCCACGAAGGCGCAGACCGGCAGCACCGCACCGGAGTCGGTGAGCACCGCGCGGGCCAGCGCGGCCGCCGCGGCGGCCGGCGCGCGCAGCACGGCGGAACCGCGCAGCAGCGCGGTCAGCTCGGTGCCGGCGTAGCGGGTGCGCTCCGCCAGGTCCTCCAGCACCCCGCTGGAGAGCAGCTCGCCGAGCGGGCGCCCGTCCACCGTGCAGGCCGAGACGGCGGTGAGCATGTCCTCGCCGTGCCAGCCCAGCGTCAGCGCCCGCACTCGCGCGACCTCCACCTCCAACTCCTCGGCCAGGAAGTGGGCGAAGCGCGCCGAGTCCAGCGCCGGGCTCTGGCCGATCACCCGCGAGGCCGGGAAACCGGCGGCCTGCTGCACCGCCCGGGTCAGCTCGGCGACGGGGTTGCTGGCCATCAGCAGCACCGCGTCGGGCGAGTGGAGGGCCACCTGCCGGGCCAGCCCGGTGACCAGCTCCAGGTTCGCGCGCAGGTGGGTGAAGCGGTCGCCGTCCGGCGTGGGACGCCGGCCGGCGGCGATCACCACCAGGTCGGAGCCGGCCGTCAGTTCGTAGCCCTCCCCCTCGGGCGAGGTGGCGATCCCGACGGCCAGGGTCTCGTGCCCGGTCAGCGCCCGGCACTGGTTGAGGTCCAGCGCCAGTGCCTCCGCCCGGCCGTCGACCACGTCGGCGAGCACCACCAGGCCCGCCGTGTCGGACTCGGCGATCCGCCCGGCGATGGCCGCGCCCTGAGCGCCCGCCCCGACGACGGTCACCTTCCCTGTCTGTGCCATGAGCCGTTCTCCTCACACATCGTCAGCTTCTGCTTGTCCGCGGGGCGGCCGAACGGGCCGGAGCGCCTCAGGGCAACAGAATACCTACGTGAAGGTTTTTATCCAGCCTCCCTTTTCGGGCACCCCAGGCCGCACCCCGGCCCCACCCGCACCCCATTCCCCACCCCCCAGCCCGAGCCCCGCACCCTGCGGCCCGCAGCCCGAGCCCTCGCACACCCGGCAGCGCACACCCAGCGCCGCACACCCAGCGCCGCACACCCGGCAGCGCTCCAGCCGGCAGCGCTCCAGCCGGACTTGAGCAACCCTCCAGAGGCACTCCGGCGACACTCCAGCCACCCCCCAGCGGCGCTGCCGGGCGCGCTCCATACCCCCTCAAGGGGCAGCGTACTCAAAAAAATACCGGTGAGAAGGTATTTGCGCGGCTATAGTGCTTGTTGATCGCACAACCATCCGCTGGGGGCCCGAGAAGAGAGTTGGAGCGCCACCGTGAACCAGACCACCTCGCCGCCGATGCCGACCACCGCCAGGACGGCGAGCATCGAGCAGCTTCTTGAGCCCAAGCAGGAACGGGCCCTGCGGACCAGGTCCCAGATCCTCGAAGCATCCGCCGAACTCTTCGCCCAGCACGGCTACTTGGGCACATCGATCACCGACGTCGCACGGAGCGTCGGGATGACCAAGGGGGCGGTCTACTTCCACTTCAAGGACAAGGAGGACATGGCCATCGCGGTGGTGGAGACCCACTACCAGCGCTGGGCCACCCTGCTGGACTCCGTGCACGGCCAGGGCCTGGACCCACTGGCCACCATCCACGAGCTGCTCGACCGCGCGGCGCACGCCTTCGCCGAGGACGCCATGGTGCGGGCCGGCACCCGGCTGCAGGCCGAGCAGGCGCAGATCAAGGCGGAGCTGCCACGGCCCTACCTGGCCTGGATCGAGAAGCTGGCCTCGAACCTGATCGCGAGCGCCCAGGAGGCCGGCCAGGTCCGGCGCGACCTGGAGGCGGCTGCCCTGGCCCGAGTGATCGTCTCCGCCTTCTTCGGCATGCAGTACGTCTCCGACGTGCTGAACAGCCGCGACGACCTGCTCACACGCTGGTCGGAGGTCCGCACCGTGGTCCTGGGCGCGCTCGCCCCGCGCTGACCTCCCGCGCGCGGCACGCATCAGGCCGGGCACGCATCAGGCCGGGCACGCATCAGGCCCGGTACGCGTACGCACCGGGCCTGCGCGCCGGGCCGGGCCTGCGGGGCCGAGCCGGGCCGAGCGACCGGCCAACGACCGGCGACCGTGTCAGTCCTGCGGCGGACGTCAGTCCTGCGGCGGCACGTAGTACGAGACCAGCGTGCCCACCCCCGGCTCGACCGCCTTCCAGGAGCCCTCGAAGGAGAGCACCGCGATCCCGGCCGTCGGGAACCCGCCCTGGCGCAGCCGCGAGAGCTCGTCCCCCAGGCTCACGTCCCCGGCGAGCACCTCGACCAGGCTCTGCACCCCGGGGTTGTGGCCGATCAGGATCAGATCGGCGTACTGCTCCGGGGTCTCCTGCAGCACCTCGATGATCTCGCCCGCGGTCGCCTCGTAGATCCGGTCCTCGAAGACCGTCTTGCGGGCCCGCTTGGGCAGCTCGTGCGCGACCAGCTTCCAGGTGTCGCGGGTGCGCACCGAGGTGGAGCAGAGCACGAAGTCGGGGTTGATCCCCGAGTCGGCCAGCCACTCGCCGGCGGCCGGCGCCTGGTGCCGGCCCCGGTCGGCGAGCGGGCGCTCATGGTCGGCGACCTCCGGCCAGTCGGCCTTGGCATGGCGGAGCACGGTGATCCTGCGAGACGCGTTGAGGCTCATTGGAAAAGCTTCGCAGAAAACCCGGCCCGCCACCGGGCTCAGCCCATCGACTGGGCGATCGTCGCGATGATCGAGATCAGCACGACGATTCCGACGATCGCCGCGAAGACCAGCGCCAGCTTGCGGCGGCCGTCAGTGGGATTGGGTTCGAGAACGGGCATGGGCCCGAGTCTCGCACCCGTCCCCGATCAGGCGGAAACCGGGGTGGCCGCCACCTCGTCCTCGATGTGGCGGGCCCGGGCGGCCCGCAGGCCGATCAGCACCTGCGGCACCAGCAACACCGTCAGGAAGGCGAGCGGCAGGTCCCAGCCGCCGGTGCGCTGGTAGAGGGTGCCGACCAGGATCGGGCCGGGGATCGAGATCAGGTAGCCGACGCCCTGGGCGAAGGCGGACAGCTGGGCCACCCCGCCACTGGTCCTGGCGCGCAGGCCGATCATGGTCAGGGTGAGCGGGAACGCGCAGTTGGACAGCCCCAGCAGCACGGCCCAGAGCCACTGCCCGCCGGCCGGCGCGAAGATCAGCCCGAGGTAGGCGGCCACGCCGCAGGCGGCCAGCGCCACCACGAAGATCCGCTGGTCACCGCGCCGGGCCGCCCAGCTGGGCAGGATGAAGGAGATCGGCACCCCGATCGCCATGGTGAGCGCCAGCAGCACGCCCGAGGTGCCGGCGCTGACGCCGGCGTCCTGGTAGATCTGCGAGATCCAGCCCATCACGGCGTAGGCGCCGGTCGCCTGGCAGCCGAAGAAGACGGCCAGCGCCCAGGCGGTGCGGCTGCGGGTGATCGCCAACCGGCCCTCGGCGCCGGTCGCGGCCGCGGTCGGCCGCCCGTCCCGGCGCGCCGCCAGAGTGATCAGCCAGACCAGCAGCGCGAGCCCGCCGAGCGCCGCCCAGACCCCCAGGCCCAGCCGCCAGCTGCCGCCCAGCGCGCTGGTCATCGGCACGGTGACGGCCGCGGCCAGCGCGGTGCCGGCCGACAGCATCATCGAGTACAGCCCGATCATCGGGCCGACCCGGTCCGGGAAGTACCGCTTGATCACCACCGGGATCAGCACGTTGGCGACCGCCACCCCGGCCAGCGCCACCGCGGTGAGCAGCAGGAAGACCGCGGTACCGCCGGAGAAGGAGCGGGCGGCGACGCCGGCCGTGATCGCTCCCGTCCCGGCGGTCACCACCAGGGTCGGCCCGAACCGCCGGGCCAGCACCGGGGCGGCGAAGCCGAAGACCGCGAAGCAGAAGGACGGCACGGCGGTGAGCAGCCCGGCCACCGTGGCGCTCATGTGCAGGTCGGCGCGGACCGGGTGGAGCAGCGGGCCGAGACTGGTCACCACCGGGCGCAGGTTCACGGCGGCGAGCGCGACGGCGACGGCCAGCAGCCAGCCGAGGCGGCGCGAGCGCGTGTCGGCGGAGCGCGTGCCGGCGGCGGAGCGCTGGGCGGCGGACGGGCGTTCGAGGGTGGACAGCCGCTCGACGGTGGGCGGGTGTTCGGCGCGCGGGGTGGCGGGACTGGCGTCCGCTGCGGAAGGCATGGGCACCATCATAGAATGATGGGATGAATTTCCGCGCCATCATCGCGAGAGGATGGTGCCAGTCGAGCCTTCGAAGGAGCACCATGACGCTGTCCTCGCCCCGGCGCACTCCGCTGGCCGATCAGGTGATCGCCCAGCTGCGGGCCCAGATCACCTCGGGCGAGTGGCCGGTCGGCTCCCGGATCCCGACCGAGGCCGCGCTGGTCGAGCAGCTGGGCGTGGCCCGCAACACGGTGCGCGAGGCCGTCCGCGCGCTGGCCCACAACGGGCTGCTGGACATCCGCCAGGGCTCGGGCACCTACGTGCTGGCCACCAGCGAACTGGCCGGAGTGATGCACCGCAGGTTCGCCGACGCCGGGCAGCGGCAGGTCGCCGAGCTGCGCTCGGTGCTGGAGGCCGGGGCGGCCGCGCTGGCCGCCCACCGGCGCACCGAGCGGGATCTGACCCTGCTGACCGCCGCGCTGGCCCGGCGCGAGGAGGCCTGGTTCGGCGGCGACACCGAGGTGTTCGTGCAGGCCGACGCCGCCTTCCACCAGGCGGTGGTGGCCGCCGCGCACAACGACGTGCTGGCCACGCTCTACGCCGACCTCGGCGAGGTCACCCGGGCCCACCTGCGCCAGGACATCGGCCCGGTGCTCTCCCCCGAGCGCTATGTGGGTCACGACCAGATCCTGGCCGCCATCCGCGGCGGCGACGCGGCCGCGGCCTCCACCGAGTCCTCCGCCGCGGTCGGCGCGTGCGGCCGGCTCGACAGCGAAGCCCCCAGCGGCAAGACCCGGAGCAGCGAAACCCTCGGCAGCGAGGCCTGAGCCGGCCGCGCGGCCGCCCGCAAGCAGACGACCCCCGCCGCGACCGGTCAACGGCCGCGACGGGGGTCGCCTGGTGCGTGGTGCGTGGTGCGCGATGCGCGGCGCGCTCAGGCGCCGATCGCGTGCAGCCCGCCGTCCACGTGGATGATCTCGCCGGTGGTCTTCGGGAACCAGTCCGAGAGCAGCGCGACCACACCACGGCCGGCCGGCTCCATGTCGGTGACGTCCCAGCTCAGCGGCGAGCGGTGGTTCCAGGTGTCGGCCAGCTGCTCGAAGCCCGGGATCGACTTGGCGGCCATCGACTTGAGCGGGCCGGCCGAGACCAGGTTGCAGCGGATGTCCTGCGCGCCCAGGTAGCGGGCCAGGTAGCGGGAGGTCGCCTCCAGCGCCGCCTTGGCCGGGCCCATCCAGTCGTACTGCGGCCAGGCCACCTGCGCGTCGAAGGTCAGGCCGACCACCGAACCGCCCTCGGTCATCAGCGGCAGGCAGGCCGTGGTCAGCGCCTTCAGCGAGTACGCCGAGACGTGCATCGCGGTCGCCACCGACTCCCACGGCGTGTCCAGGAAGGTGCCGCCCAGCGCGTCCTGCGGCGCGAAGCCGATCGAGTGCACCACGCCGTCCAGGCCGCCCAGCTGCTCGCGCACCAGGCCGGCCAGCCGGTCCAGGTGCTCGCCGTTGGTGACGTCCAGCTCCAGCACCTTGACGTTCTCGGGCCGCGGCAGCTTCTTGGCGATCCGCTCGGTCAGGCTCGGCCGCGGGAAGGCGGTGAGGATGATCTCGGCGCCCTGCTCCTGGGCCAGCCTCGCGATGTGGAACGCGATGGAGGACTCCATCAGCACGCCGGTGATCAGGATCCGCTTGCCCTCGAGAATTCCACTCATGTCGCTCAGTGCCCCATACCCAATCCGCCGTCCACGGGAATGACGGCTCCAGTGATGTACGCGGCCTCGTCGGAAGCGAGGAACCGCACGGTGGAGGCGACCTCGGCGGGCGCGGCGTACCGGCCCAGCGGCACCCCCGAGACGATCTCCTTGCGGCGCTCCTCGCTGAGCACCGCGGTCATGTCGGTGTCCACGAAGCCGGGAGAGACCACGTTGACGGTGATGCTGCGCGGGCCGTACTCGCGGGCCAGCGAGCGGGCGAAGCCGATCAGCCCGGCCTTCGAGGCGGCGTAGTTGGCCTGTCCCGGCGAGCCCGCCAGGCCGACCACCGAGGAGACCAGCACGATCCGGCCCCTGCGGGCCCGCAGCATCTTGGCCGAGGCGCGCTTGACCACCCGGAAGGTCCCGGTCAGGTTGGTCTCGATCACCGAGGTGAAGTCGTCCTCGGTCATCCGGAGCATCAGCACGTCCTTGGTGATGCCGGCGTTGGCCACCAGCACCTCGACCGGGCCGTTCGCGGCCTCGATCTCGGTGAAGGCCGCGTCCACCTGCGCGGCGTCGTTGATGTCGCAGCGCACCGCGAGCACCCCGAGCCCGGCCAGCTCCTCGGGCAGCTCGCCGGAGCGGCTGGTGATGGCGACCTTCTCGCCCGCCTCGGCGAAGGCCTGGGCGATGGCGAGGCCGATGCCCCGGTTACCTCCGGTGACGAGAACCGAGCGGCTCAACGATCCACCTCTCCCTTTTCCTGGTTGCGTGACGCGTCCGGAACGTACGCAGTGTGACGCTATCGGTTGCCTCCGCACCGCGACGAATCTGGGCTCCACAGGTGATCAGGGCCGGAACTGTCGCATTCCGACAATGCGCGCCCCCACCCGACCGGTGCCGGCTGTCGGGAACGCCGAACGGTCGATACCCGTTGCCCTGTCGGTGCGGGCCGGTCGAGTCGTAGCCTGTGCCCCGACCGAATGCCGAGAACACACCAGTAAAGGGCGGCATCCCGATGAGCGAGGCAAACCCCCAGGCCAGTCGGCGCCGGGGCCGGCTGCTCACCCTGACCACCGCGGCCGTCGGCATCGGCGCGGCGGCCTGGGCACTGCGCGAGGTCCCCGCCGCCTTCGGGCGCGACCCCGACGCCGAGCACGACGACCGGATCCGCAACTCCCCCCAGTTCGCGGACGGCACCTTCCACAACGCGCCCTCCTCGGTGGCCCGCGCGCCGCAGCGCTTCTCGCCGACCGACCCGGCCGCGCTGCGCCGCTTCCTGACCGAGCGGGCCGGCCGCACACCCGGCCGCCCGGTGCCGCTGATCCGCGAGGCGGGCCCCGCCGACCGGCCGGCCGCCCAGGAGGTGGCGATCACCTGGTACGGCCACGCCTCCGCGCTGGTCGAGATCGA
Coding sequences within:
- a CDS encoding HAD family phosphatase is translated as MAGGSRRAAFFDVDETVITVKSMFDFLRHWTEYTGGGPQAYQEAAGRLHAIAAAGRHRSEVNRAYYRGFAGVPYEELLEQGRQWYAVYRRRPDAFVGATLDAIAAHRLTGDPVVFVSGSFRACLEPLAGELGADLVLGSEPLVGSDGRLTGEVVRPMIGSNKALAVQETVARLGLTAAHCYCYGDHASDLDMLQQVGRPHVVGQDPVLLAQAAEHGWPLLSAEPGPLPELAGRG
- a CDS encoding SGM_5486 family transporter-associated protein, yielding MPVLEPNPTDGRRKLALVFAAIVGIVVLISIIATIAQSMG
- a CDS encoding histidine phosphatase family protein, producing the protein MSLNASRRITVLRHAKADWPEVADHERPLADRGRHQAPAAGEWLADSGINPDFVLCSTSVRTRDTWKLVAHELPKRARKTVFEDRIYEATAGEIIEVLQETPEQYADLILIGHNPGVQSLVEVLAGDVSLGDELSRLRQGGFPTAGIAVLSFEGSWKAVEPGVGTLVSYYVPPQD
- a CDS encoding MFS transporter, producing the protein MPSAADASPATPRAEHPPTVERLSTLERPSAAQRSAAGTRSADTRSRRLGWLLAVAVALAAVNLRPVVTSLGPLLHPVRADLHMSATVAGLLTAVPSFCFAVFGFAAPVLARRFGPTLVVTAGTGAITAGVAARSFSGGTAVFLLLTAVALAGVAVANVLIPVVIKRYFPDRVGPMIGLYSMMLSAGTALAAAVTVPMTSALGGSWRLGLGVWAALGGLALLVWLITLAARRDGRPTAAATGAEGRLAITRSRTAWALAVFFGCQATGAYAVMGWISQIYQDAGVSAGTSGVLLALTMAIGVPISFILPSWAARRGDQRIFVVALAACGVAAYLGLIFAPAGGQWLWAVLLGLSNCAFPLTLTMIGLRARTSGGVAQLSAFAQGVGYLISIPGPILVGTLYQRTGGWDLPLAFLTVLLVPQVLIGLRAARARHIEDEVAATPVSA
- a CDS encoding SDR family oxidoreductase, with the protein product MSAENRRVSLITGADRGIGLALAHRLADAGHALILHSNEGEGLAKAVAEAGWTEDQVITASHDVADVEAVDAAVAAAVARFGKIDDLLNVAGVAYFGGVLTTDLEIWERTLRTNLTGYFLMSRAVLPHMKDAGTGTIVNMSSIWGKRGAPAGAMFAYAVSKFGIEGLTKCLIEEARPWGVKVSSIVLDKVDTGFRDNMLPHIDYTPEQRARMLSADDVVDATMAILNSSGRAHPSTIELDAWLWA
- a CDS encoding LuxR C-terminal-related transcriptional regulator, whose protein sequence is MLNSEENPKGATAPVRLVLGLGSELRRFEFERVLNSSGFVGELTTTANAAGAIAAAGRLAADLVVVALAELDRAVVAALAAAGAAGPRVLLLVEDVAQADLAKVTSVRSAGVLDAAELTPRAVRECLERIAAGEVPIPSALAQRLLTPGWAPVQERTLPRLTPREQEVLPLLVDGLSNKQIARRLGISEHGAKRLVANILAKLDSPNRTCAVTRALREGLYEQCLEAAS
- a CDS encoding acyl-CoA carboxylase subunit beta; its protein translation is MSIIEESRPATVPAGVPSAHERLAELAWIRDEVVQGPAANATELQHARGKLTARERIDLLLDEGSFCEVEPLRRHRAQGFGLERRRPYSDGVVTGWGTVEGRTVFVYAHDFRIFGGSLGEAHAAKIHKIMDLAEQAGAPLVSLSDGAGARIQEGVTALAGYGGIFQRNARSSGVIPQISVMLGPCAGGAAYSPALTDFVFMVRGISQMFITGPDVVEAVTGAKVTLDELGGADVHAGTSGVSHFAYDDERGCLADVRHLLSLLPANNRELPPSVTATDPADRRCERLVDLVPANPAQSYDMRRVIEELVDDGDFFEVHEQWATNVLCALARLDGHVVGLIANQPGVTAGVLDIAASEKAARFVQMCDSFNIPLVTLLDVPGFLPGVDQEHNGIIRHGAKLLYAYCTATVPRIQLILRKAYGGAYIVMDSRSIGADLSFAWPTNEIAVMGAEGAANVVFRREIAAAEDQDTARRQLIEQYRGELMHPYYAAERGLVDDVIDPAETRTVLIRSLEMLRGKHADQPSRKHGNPPL
- a CDS encoding ScbR family autoregulator-binding transcription factor, producing the protein MNQTTSPPMPTTARTASIEQLLEPKQERALRTRSQILEASAELFAQHGYLGTSITDVARSVGMTKGAVYFHFKDKEDMAIAVVETHYQRWATLLDSVHGQGLDPLATIHELLDRAAHAFAEDAMVRAGTRLQAEQAQIKAELPRPYLAWIEKLASNLIASAQEAGQVRRDLEAAALARVIVSAFFGMQYVSDVLNSRDDLLTRWSEVRTVVLGALAPR
- a CDS encoding TetR/AcrR family transcriptional regulator, which encodes MKQQRALRTYQQTLDAASQEFIQQGYARATMAGVMARTELTKGALYGHFRSKEAVAAALVAHGAEACAQVLAEAAAGADDAVAALLTAALTLSRRLRSDPRVRAALRLATEPAAEVPGGAALLASIHGFLLEHAGHARRAGRLPAEHTPATVADLLLAVLLGYEQLPGSTKPAESDADLDEAWRLLARALLLTGPD
- a CDS encoding acyl-CoA carboxylase epsilon subunit, encoding MSGGEGAQPLLRVLHGCPDEIELAIVTAVLLAAVAERTALAAAARAHTPARRRAGWDRRVGLRGSAPSWHGGAQRGKPAALAH